A region from the Gossypium hirsutum isolate 1008001.06 chromosome A08, Gossypium_hirsutum_v2.1, whole genome shotgun sequence genome encodes:
- the LOC107953103 gene encoding E3 ubiquitin-protein ligase SDIR1: protein MASASILYPSDVISHYVHHHGLIQQKRPLPPRHIQIKLIVDINLLRHDPIIDNYTNCFSVQQTLRFGLNILQNRNNLHELLASAFTRLRINMPSASYNTLVQEIMGCGLGIANRTFDSGWYCKVMYLHSTIQALLVESEINQETLMSRALAESRSEFERINNGMVAATESSIKKMIEKVKVEAGDEEKCMICLEEVEVGFEASQMPCSHVFHDDCIKKWLKQSHYCPICRFEMPID from the coding sequence ATGGCTTCGGCCTCAATTTTGTACCCTTCCGATGTTATTTCCCACTATGTTCACCACCACGGGTTGATACAACAGAAACGTCCTTTACCTCCTCGTCACATCCAAATCAAATTAATCGTAGACATCAATCTCCTCCGCCATGATCCGATAATAGACAATTACACCAACTGTTTTTCTGTACAACAAACTCTCCGTTTTGGTCTCAACATCTTGCAAAACCGCAACAACCTTCATGAACTTCTTGCATCGGCATTTACAAGACTCAGAATCAACATGCCCTCTGCTTCTTACAACACCCTCGTTCAAGAAATCATGGGATGTGGACTTGGAATTGCAAACAGGACATTTGACAGTGGATGGTATTGTAAAGTCATGTATTTACATTCAACGATTCAAGCATTGTTGGTGGAATCTGAGATCAACCAAGAGACTTTGATGAGTAGAGCTTTGGCGGAATCGAGGTCAGAGTTTGAGAGGATTAACAATGGCATGGTTGCCGCTACCGAATCATCGATCAAGAAGATGATAGAAAAAGTTAAAGTAGAAGCTGGAGATGAAGAAAAGTGCATGATATGTTTGGAAGAAGTGGAGGTCGGATTTGAAGCTTCTCAGATGCCATGTTCTCATGTCTTTCACGATGATTGCATAAAAAAATGGCTGAAACAAAG